The Zingiber officinale cultivar Zhangliang chromosome 10A, Zo_v1.1, whole genome shotgun sequence genome contains a region encoding:
- the LOC122028128 gene encoding zinc finger protein AZF3-like, whose protein sequence is MAVVEAGAALVPPRGGVETSDDELPPVEGWAKRKRSKRRHPFFDHPPTEEEYLAFCLMMLARGGADSSPFASSASPPPPAAAAAAAGKGEFKCSVCGKVFGSHQALGGHKASHRKLNSGDETLSSAASSAASASSSASASGKMHRCSVCGKSFPTGQALGGHKRCHYDGTPGGGGGSAASEVASSNHRAFDLNVPPAQEFAVEVAGRCVAAASAAAAEEEVQSPMALKKPRFLIPA, encoded by the coding sequence ATGGCTGTGGTCGAGGCCGGCGCCGCGTTGGTTCCGCCGCGAGGGGGCGTGGAGACGAGCGACGATGAGCTGCCGCCCGTGGAGGGGTGGGCCAAGCGGAAGCGCTCCAAGCGCCGCCATCCCTTCTTCGATCACCCGCCTACCGAGGAGGAGTACTTGGCCTTCTGCCTCATGATGCTCGCCCGCGGGGGCGCGGATTCCTCGCCTTTTGCCTCCTCGGCGTCTCCGCCGcctccggcggcggcggcggcggcggccgggAAGGGGGAGTTCAAGTGTTCCGTCTGCGGGAAGGTCTTCGGGTCGCACCAGGCGTTAGGGGGGCACAAGGCCAGCCACCGGAAACTCAACTCCGGAGACGAGACGCTCTCTTCCGCGGCGTCGTCGGCTGCCTCGGCGTCGTCGTCTGCCTCGGCGTCCGGGAAGATGCATCGGTGCTCGGTGTGCGGGAAGTCGTTCCCCACAGGGCAGGCGCTGGGGGGTCACAAGAGGTGCCACTACGACGGCACccccggcggcggcggcggctccGCCGCGTCAGAGGTCGCAAGCTCCAACCACAGGGCTTTCGATCTGAACGTGCCGCCGGCGCAGGAGTTCGCCGTGGAAGTCGCCGGCCGGTGCGTGGCCGCTGCGTCGGCGGCCGCGGCGGAGGAAGAAGTGCAGAGTCCGATGGCATTGAAGAAACCCAGATTCCTGATTCCGGCGTAG
- the LOC122027442 gene encoding myb family transcription factor EFM-like, producing MGSTTQIVLDLKAFARRTVGGFLDDAAEAELGAGDGRMTKMKECVRMLEEERTKTEAFKRELPLCMLLLTEVIEGLKMEMEQWSCERSERPFEEFIPTRSRCKEERGEDEADFKDKMNWMSSVQLWSDTSSEEKNDDDNKNSTEKNGRSNRLVEERQSLFFKSTTRGASFLPFNGTSAPTMKSKGELKQVSVSPDLSLVPTASKNSPCSLSSAAEEHSSGGSGCEGVAGSPMSVPASVGAHLSLQLQPPPRKVRRCWPQELHSRFVNALQQLGGAQVATPKQIRDLMKVDGLTNDEVKSHLQKYRLHTRKAPKVSSIGGRPIAVLGGGMWVPQEDCTSSPQQSVSQSGSPQGPLQLAVSNRAHSFAGESCGEEDEKSDSYTWR from the exons ATGGGATCGACGACGCAGATCGTCCTGGATCTGAAGGCTTTCGCCAGGAGAACAGTCGGTGGGTTCCTCGACGACGCGGCGGAGGCGGAGCTTGGTGCGGGAGATGGTCGGATGACAAAGATGAAGGAGTGCGTGAGGATGCTAGAGGAGGAGAGGACAAAGACCGAGGCTTTCAAACGCGAGCTCCCGCTCTGCATGCTTCTCCTCACCGaag TGATCGAAGGGCTGAAGATGGAGATGGAGCAATGGTCGTGCGAGAGATCGGAGCGCCCGTTCGAGGAATTTATTCCGACTAGAAGTCGGTGCAAGGAAGAGAGAGGGGAGGACGAAGCGGATTTCAAGGATAAGATGAACTGGATGAGTTCTGTTCAGTTGTGGAGTGATACTTCCAGCGAAGAAAAGAACGATGATGACAACAAAAATTCAACAGAG AAAAATGGAAGATCAAATCGCCTGGTCGAGGAACGACAGAGCTTGTTCTTCAAGTCTACTACCCGTGGGGCTAGCTTTTTGCCCTTTAATGGCACATCAGCTCCTACAATGAAATCCAAAGGGGAGCTGAAGCAGGTGTCGGTGTCTCCTGATCTCTCCCTTGTGCCGACTGCGTCAAAGAACTCACCTTGTTCGCTTTCTTCTGCCGCCGAGGAGCATTCTAGCGGTGGGTCGGGATGTGAGGGAGTGGCTGGATCTCCGATGTCGGTTCCTGCTTCTGTGGGCGCGCACCTAAGCTTACAGCTTCAGCCGCCGCCAAGGAAGGTCCGGCGATGCTGGCCACAGGAGCTGCATAGCCGGTTTGTCAATGCTCTCCAACAGCTTGGTGGAGCTCAAG TGGCGACCCCGAAGCAGATAAGAGACTTAATGAAGGTGGATGGTCTCACCAACGATGAAGTGAAAAGCCATCTGCAG AAGTATCGATTGCACACTCGAAAGGCGCCTAAAGTTTCTTCTATCGGTGGCCGACCGATTGCTGTTTTAGGGGGAGGTATGTGGGTTCCCCAAGAGGACTGCACCTCTTCACCTCAACAAAGTGTCTCACAATCTGGCTCTCCTCAAGGCCCCCTTCAGCTAGCCGTTTCGAATAGAGCACACTCTTTTGCTGGAGAAAGTTGCGGGGAAGAAGATGAGAAGTCAGATAGTTATACCTGGAGAtga